Proteins encoded by one window of Acidimicrobiales bacterium:
- the gap gene encoding type I glyceraldehyde-3-phosphate dehydrogenase, whose amino-acid sequence MTVRVGINGFGRIGRNFFRAARARGADLEFVAVNDLGSIETMAFLLGNDSVHGRLDAKVRATRDGIVVDGQKIRVLSERDPGNLSWGDLGVEVVVESTGFFTARDKAALHLAGGAKKVIISAPSGDCDATFVVGVNDDDYDPAKHHVVSNASCTTNCFVPMIKVLDDAFGVEQGFMTTTHAYTGDQSLVDGPHSDLRRARGAAVNIVPTSTGAARATSLVMPKMKGKLDGISLRVPIPDGSITDFVGTLRKNATVEQVNAAFAAAAKSGPLAKVLDYSEEPLVSADIVGRPASCTFDAGLTMAVGKMVKVCGWYDNEMGYSTRLVDLVKIVGTRRTKKAQAGRRR is encoded by the coding sequence ATGACCGTTCGTGTCGGAATCAACGGATTTGGCCGGATCGGCCGCAACTTCTTCCGGGCCGCCAGGGCCCGGGGCGCTGACCTGGAGTTCGTTGCCGTCAACGACCTCGGCTCTATCGAGACCATGGCCTTCCTGCTCGGTAACGACTCGGTCCACGGCCGCCTTGACGCAAAAGTGCGGGCCACCCGGGACGGCATTGTGGTCGACGGCCAGAAGATCCGGGTCCTGTCGGAGCGCGACCCCGGAAACCTGTCTTGGGGCGACCTGGGTGTGGAGGTGGTCGTCGAGTCAACAGGCTTCTTTACGGCTCGGGACAAGGCCGCGCTCCACCTGGCGGGCGGGGCAAAGAAGGTCATCATTTCGGCTCCATCGGGGGACTGCGACGCCACGTTCGTGGTCGGAGTAAACGATGACGACTACGACCCGGCGAAACACCACGTGGTCTCCAACGCCTCGTGCACCACCAACTGCTTCGTGCCCATGATCAAGGTTCTGGACGACGCCTTCGGGGTGGAGCAGGGCTTCATGACTACCACCCACGCTTACACCGGAGACCAGAGCCTCGTGGACGGACCCCACAGTGACCTGCGTCGGGCCCGCGGGGCGGCCGTGAACATCGTTCCGACGTCGACGGGAGCCGCCCGAGCCACCAGCCTGGTCATGCCCAAGATGAAGGGAAAGTTGGATGGCATCTCGCTGCGTGTCCCGATCCCCGACGGTTCGATTACCGACTTTGTGGGCACGCTGAGGAAAAATGCCACCGTCGAACAGGTCAACGCAGCGTTCGCCGCAGCGGCGAAGAGCGGCCCGCTGGCCAAGGTCCTCGACTACAGCGAGGAGCCGCTGGTCTCGGCCGACATCGTCGGCCGACCAGCCTCATGCACCTTTGATGCCGGCCTGACAATGGCCGTGGGCAAGATGGTGAAGGTCTGCGGCTGGTACGACAACGAGATGGGTTACTCAACGCGCCTCGTCGACCTGGTGAAGATCGTCGGCACCCGCCGCACGAAGAAGGCCCAGGCCGGCAGGCGGAGGTAG